In one Molothrus aeneus isolate 106 chromosome 8, BPBGC_Maene_1.0, whole genome shotgun sequence genomic region, the following are encoded:
- the ACADSB gene encoding short/branched chain specific acyl-CoA dehydrogenase, mitochondrial produces the protein MAAAAGAWLRGCAKLRRHMPAHLAPWRVSPCAFRSSKSELKPNVASDGLACAPLQTFTEEEAMLKDMVTKFAQERVAPFVQKMDENAKMEDSIVQGLFEQGLMSIELGEEYGGTGASFFSIILAVEELAKVDPAVALVCELQNTLTNKLFTTYGTEEQKRTYLPRVSKDTLGSFCLSEAGSGSDAFSLKTRAEKKGDYYIINGSKMWISLAEDAGVFFVMANTDPSLGYRGITCFVVDRNTEGLHVGKKEDKLGIRACSTCPVTLDNVKVPESNILGQVGQGYKYAIGMLNTGRIGIAAQMLGLAQGCFDRTVPYTKERVQFGKSVFDFQGMQHQIAQVATQLEAARLLTYNAARLAETGRPAIKEASMAKYFTAEVATLTTSKCIEWMGGVGFTKNFPIEKYYRDCKIGTIYEGTSNIQLSTIAKFLAQEY, from the exons CTGAGAAGACACATGCCAGCACATCTGGCTCCTTGGAGGGTTTCTCCTTGTGCTTTTAGATCCTCCAAATCAGAACTCAAGCCAAATGTAGCCAGTGATGGACTTGCCTGTGCTCCACTTCAAACATTCACTGAAGAGGAGGCCATGCTGAAAGACATGG TGACCAAATTTGCCCAGGAACGAGTTGCACCATTCGTGCAAAAAATGGATGAGAATGCGAAAATGGAAGATTCCATCGTACAGGGATTGTTTGAACAAGGG CTGATGAGTATTGAGCTTGGGGAAGAATATGGAGGAACTGgagcttcatttttttcaatCATATTGGCAGTGGAAGAATTGGCCAAAGTTGATCCAGCTGTGGCTCTTGTGTGTGAACTCCAAAACACTCTAACAAATAAGTTGTTTACCACCTATGGAACAGAAGAACAGAAGAGAACTTACCTGCCCAGGGTGTCCAAAGATACA TTAGGGAGTTTCTGTCTGTCAGAGGCTGGGTCTGGCAGTGATGCTTTTTCCTTGAAGACTCGAGCTGAAAAGAAGGGAGACTACTACATTATCAATGGCTCAAAGATGTGGATTAGCTTGGCAGAAGATGCAGGAGTTTTCTTTGTCATGGCAAATACAGACCCATCCTTA GGCTACAGAGGAATCACCTGCTTCGTAGTGGATCGCAACACTGAGGGGCTTCAtgtggggaagaaggaggacAAGCTGGGGATCAGAGCATGTTCCACCTGCCCAGTCACCTTGGACAACGTGAAG gttCCTGAGAGCAATATCCTGGGACAAGTTGGACAAGGCTATAAGTATGCCATTGGAATGCTCAATACTGGCAGGATAGGGATTGCTGCACAG ATGTTAGGACTGGCCCAGGGGTGTTTTGACCGTACAGTTCCCTACACAAAGGAGAGAGTTCAGTTTGGGAAGAGCGTGTTTGATTTCCAG GGGATGCAGCACCAGATTGCCCAGGTGGCCACGCAGCtggaggcagccaggctgctgacCTACAACGCGGCACGGCTGGCGGAGACGGGCAGGCCGGCCATCAAGGAGGCCAGCATGGCCAAGTACTTCACTGCTGAG GTTGCAACACTGACAACCAGTAAATGCATTGAATGGATGGGAGGTGTTGGATTCACCAAAAATTTCCCAATAGAAAAGTACTACCGTGACTGCAAGATAG GAACAATATATGAAGGAACTTCAAATATCCAGCTGAGCACAATTGCAAAATTCTTAGCACAGGAGTACTGA